A genomic region of Salinibacterium sp. NK8237 contains the following coding sequences:
- a CDS encoding alpha-L-fucosidase has product MDKGVAITTAIAPTDWFADAGFGVFVHFGHASRRGWELSWQMTGGVEGQLPPMKPVACAEYFANASEFNPSEFDADVWAEAIANSGARYAVFTTKHHDGFAMFDTEYNDYSIVKTSPFGRDITAELVSALRARDIKIGLYFSLPDWHHPEYPRMTDETATKPFKIGGYVRTSPEQWARYRSFFIDQLTELLTKYGTIDVMWLDGIFDHTAEEWDFGQIREHIRTLQPNCLVNDRCVGFGDFATPEQQLPEVSPLVPWEVCMTMNESWGWVPDDTQWKTTPQLLTSLSRIIATGGNLLLNVGPQGDGTFPLEATERLEAIGEWIARNREAVHGITRPADNIRGTLPVGYKKVDGGERLYIYCIMRPWDTLSLAGVPVNRVDNVRVVGTDEPLPFMTAASLPEVHRGATDPLGEVQITLPADVGDSFMPVIAVDIRDA; this is encoded by the coding sequence TTGGACAAAGGAGTCGCCATCACAACTGCAATTGCACCGACCGACTGGTTTGCCGACGCCGGTTTTGGCGTTTTCGTCCACTTTGGTCACGCCTCGCGCCGAGGTTGGGAACTGTCGTGGCAAATGACCGGCGGTGTCGAAGGACAACTTCCGCCCATGAAACCCGTGGCCTGTGCGGAGTATTTCGCGAATGCCAGCGAATTCAACCCCAGCGAATTTGACGCGGATGTCTGGGCAGAAGCGATCGCGAATTCAGGCGCCCGCTACGCAGTGTTTACGACAAAACACCATGACGGCTTTGCGATGTTCGACACCGAATACAACGACTACTCGATCGTGAAGACCTCCCCGTTCGGCCGAGACATCACTGCAGAATTGGTGAGCGCGCTGCGTGCGCGCGACATCAAGATCGGCCTGTATTTCTCACTGCCCGACTGGCACCATCCCGAGTACCCACGAATGACGGACGAAACCGCTACCAAACCGTTCAAGATTGGCGGCTACGTTCGCACTTCGCCCGAACAGTGGGCGCGGTATCGCAGCTTCTTCATCGACCAGCTCACCGAACTTCTCACCAAGTACGGCACGATCGACGTCATGTGGCTCGACGGAATTTTCGACCACACGGCCGAAGAGTGGGACTTCGGCCAAATACGGGAACACATTCGCACGCTTCAGCCGAACTGTCTCGTCAACGATCGCTGCGTTGGCTTCGGTGACTTTGCCACTCCAGAACAACAGCTGCCCGAAGTGTCACCCCTCGTGCCCTGGGAAGTCTGCATGACAATGAACGAATCGTGGGGATGGGTGCCCGACGATACGCAGTGGAAGACAACACCCCAGCTGCTCACGTCACTTTCGCGAATTATTGCGACCGGCGGAAATCTGCTGCTCAACGTCGGCCCCCAAGGCGATGGCACCTTCCCGCTTGAGGCCACGGAGCGGCTCGAGGCCATCGGAGAATGGATCGCCCGCAACCGCGAAGCCGTTCATGGCATCACGCGGCCTGCCGACAACATCCGCGGCACGCTTCCGGTCGGGTACAAAAAGGTCGACGGCGGCGAACGGCTGTACATCTACTGCATTATGCGCCCGTGGGACACGCTCTCGCTCGCAGGGGTTCCCGTGAACAGAGTCGACAACGTGCGCGTCGTTGGCACGGATGAGCCGTTGCCGTTTATGACAGCAGCAAGCCTCCCTGAAGTGCACCGAGGCGCCACCGACCCGCTCGGCGAGGTTCAGATCACTCTGCCGGCAGACGTCGGCGATAGCTTTATGCCCGTCATCGCGGTCGATATCCGCGATGCCTGA
- a CDS encoding LacI family DNA-binding transcriptional regulator: MATIRDVAHRAQVAPMTVSRVLNNPDSVSLPTRDRVEAAIRELSYIPNMVGQALRNNTTGAIGLVVSDITNHFAIDEITGVSDAARDKGFSVVFAHTESDSQEELRQIRSMIERRVDGIILSPVHNGPESVDFVQKAQRPVAVIGYPMPKNDVDIVRCDSVISARGATEHLIGLGHTRIVMLSGPAEIVTAAERAEGYEEAMSAAGLRAITRYGAFTPRSGNDMAAEILAQGIRPTAFVTANNFIAMGAAHAAKKLGLSIPGDISITTFDNSGSDLVLDPFFTGVVQPVSRMAALTTELLLDRVAQRYSGVGREIVLPTSFEIHGSTAPPPVSEASRY, translated from the coding sequence ATGGCCACGATCCGCGATGTTGCTCATCGTGCTCAAGTCGCTCCCATGACTGTCTCTCGGGTGCTCAACAATCCTGACTCCGTCTCGCTCCCCACCCGGGATCGCGTCGAGGCAGCTATCCGCGAGTTGTCGTACATCCCGAACATGGTCGGCCAAGCGCTCCGCAACAATACGACGGGCGCTATCGGACTCGTCGTCAGCGACATCACCAACCATTTCGCGATCGATGAGATCACCGGAGTCAGCGACGCTGCTCGCGACAAAGGGTTCAGTGTGGTGTTCGCGCACACTGAATCAGACTCTCAAGAAGAGCTCCGGCAGATCAGGTCGATGATCGAACGCCGCGTTGACGGTATCATCCTCTCCCCGGTGCACAACGGGCCAGAGTCGGTCGACTTCGTACAGAAGGCGCAACGTCCCGTCGCCGTCATCGGTTATCCCATGCCGAAAAACGATGTCGATATTGTGCGCTGTGACAGTGTGATTTCCGCGCGCGGCGCTACCGAACACTTGATCGGCCTCGGGCACACACGGATTGTGATGCTGAGCGGGCCAGCGGAGATCGTCACGGCCGCCGAGCGCGCGGAAGGCTACGAAGAGGCGATGTCTGCGGCGGGGCTGCGTGCCATAACGCGTTACGGCGCATTCACTCCGCGCAGCGGTAATGACATGGCGGCTGAAATCCTTGCCCAAGGAATTCGCCCAACGGCTTTTGTTACTGCGAACAACTTCATCGCAATGGGCGCGGCCCACGCGGCTAAGAAATTGGGGCTGTCGATTCCTGGCGACATCTCGATTACGACCTTCGATAACTCCGGCTCCGATCTCGTACTCGACCCCTTCTTCACCGGGGTCGTTCAACCCGTGAGCAGAATGGCCGCTCTCACCACCGAACTTCTCCTCGACCGGGTCGCGCAGCGATACTCCGGCGTCGGTCGGGAGATTGTGTTGCCGACATCTTTTGAAATTCATGGATCGACAGCACCACCACCGGTGTCCGAAGCTAGTAGGTATTAG
- a CDS encoding ABC transporter substrate-binding protein, producing the protein MQLKRIGLAVGAFVAVAALVAGCSQAPESNDGTTEITYWTWFPPQSTLDAAIAAFEAENPDITVTLKTFEGADYQKQLPLALSGGQAVDVAGVQISAMTNSVKDYLDPAEDWAADFLPTINSTMVDQTKDIASDGVLYSVPMGSIGSPVMYYNADILDSLDLEVPETATEWKVAVDAISEAMPEVTPVVFLGDVYWQEEMLFAIAEQTSPGLSDDIIGGDGSWDQAGIVDGLKAYKSLFDDGIVGTDVLSLTGTRPNELFGQGLAAFYIDGSWNNSLLSASYREENDIAVADVGATTVPLVDGGQPAIRALAEGGLAIPTESEHKEEAARFIEFMVSSAGADVWAKDLILVPSLTGYELSDSVLESDAAVAGFAAATAAISAPTSNRDSQQDFLNTVEGNAILDVLRGTTTAEEAAATMQSEWTSGRYPHGSDQ; encoded by the coding sequence ATGCAATTGAAAAGAATTGGATTGGCAGTTGGGGCGTTTGTCGCAGTCGCGGCACTAGTAGCCGGGTGCTCCCAGGCGCCGGAGTCGAACGACGGTACTACCGAAATCACCTACTGGACGTGGTTCCCGCCACAAAGCACCCTCGATGCGGCGATCGCTGCCTTCGAGGCCGAGAATCCTGACATCACAGTCACCCTCAAGACCTTTGAGGGAGCCGACTATCAAAAGCAGTTGCCGCTGGCATTGAGCGGTGGGCAAGCCGTCGACGTCGCTGGTGTGCAGATCTCGGCAATGACCAACTCGGTAAAGGACTACCTCGACCCTGCCGAGGACTGGGCCGCAGATTTCTTGCCGACGATCAACTCGACCATGGTTGATCAGACCAAGGACATCGCTTCAGACGGAGTGCTGTATTCCGTTCCCATGGGATCTATCGGTAGCCCGGTGATGTACTACAACGCAGACATCCTGGACTCCCTAGATCTCGAAGTTCCGGAAACCGCAACAGAATGGAAAGTCGCGGTCGACGCGATTTCTGAAGCGATGCCCGAGGTCACGCCAGTCGTTTTCCTCGGCGATGTGTATTGGCAAGAAGAGATGCTCTTCGCCATTGCGGAGCAGACTTCCCCCGGCCTCTCCGATGACATCATCGGTGGCGATGGTTCGTGGGATCAGGCCGGGATCGTCGACGGACTCAAGGCCTACAAGTCATTGTTCGATGACGGCATCGTCGGCACCGACGTACTGAGCCTCACCGGAACTCGACCCAACGAGCTCTTCGGTCAAGGACTCGCGGCTTTCTACATCGACGGATCGTGGAACAACTCGTTGCTCTCGGCGTCATACCGTGAAGAAAACGACATAGCGGTAGCGGATGTCGGAGCAACGACAGTGCCACTGGTCGACGGTGGTCAGCCCGCTATCCGTGCACTCGCCGAAGGCGGGCTCGCAATTCCGACAGAGTCAGAGCACAAGGAAGAAGCAGCGCGGTTTATTGAGTTCATGGTGAGCAGCGCTGGCGCAGATGTCTGGGCCAAAGACCTGATTCTCGTTCCGAGCCTTACCGGCTACGAGCTATCGGATTCGGTGCTGGAGAGTGATGCTGCGGTGGCAGGCTTCGCTGCAGCAACCGCGGCCATCTCGGCTCCCACCTCCAACCGCGACAGCCAGCAGGACTTCCTCAACACGGTTGAAGGCAACGCCATCCTCGACGTGCTGCGAGGAACCACCACGGCAGAAGAGGCAGCGGCCACGATGCAATCAGAATGGACCTCCGGTCGCTACCCGCACGGTTCGGACCAGTGA
- a CDS encoding carbohydrate ABC transporter permease, with amino-acid sequence MTRVTTSKLTKPRGGSKALPPRGGVSRVALKGGWYAVGFLAPLGILYSVYFLFSFGILGVVSTQRVGLTFRNAVDVGFQNFVLVAGDPAFQGALMNTIAFAAFSVAVSLSLGFILAMMLASGIRMRRAFYTIFLLPSLIPMSLFATVFGRMLETRDGAINEFLRAIGLGFAAQDWLGDPTAAYVAVGVIITYAIGLPIMYYSTDVAQVQASVMESATLDGASVWQIYRIMLFPLLRTTHITVILSVVLGSFRAFDIIYFSTAGQPGGRTDITGTYIYKATLGLDRIGYAAAASILVLLVALAFSVVQIIVRRKAL; translated from the coding sequence GTGACACGAGTAACAACATCGAAGCTCACCAAGCCTCGCGGAGGGAGCAAAGCGCTCCCTCCGCGGGGCGGGGTTTCGCGTGTTGCGCTGAAGGGCGGCTGGTACGCCGTCGGATTTCTCGCACCGTTGGGCATCCTCTACTCGGTGTACTTTCTCTTTAGCTTCGGGATTCTTGGCGTCGTCAGCACGCAGCGCGTCGGGCTGACCTTCCGCAACGCCGTCGACGTCGGCTTTCAAAACTTCGTTCTCGTTGCGGGCGATCCCGCCTTCCAGGGCGCGCTGATGAACACGATCGCGTTCGCGGCGTTCAGCGTTGCCGTCTCGCTTTCGCTCGGCTTCATCTTGGCGATGATGCTGGCCTCCGGCATCCGGATGCGCCGCGCCTTTTACACGATCTTCTTGCTGCCGTCGCTCATTCCGATGTCGCTCTTTGCCACCGTCTTTGGGCGGATGCTGGAAACCCGCGACGGCGCGATCAACGAGTTCTTGAGAGCAATCGGGCTTGGCTTCGCGGCGCAAGACTGGCTCGGAGATCCGACCGCGGCGTACGTCGCCGTTGGCGTGATCATCACGTACGCCATCGGTTTGCCGATCATGTATTACTCGACTGATGTTGCCCAGGTGCAGGCATCGGTCATGGAATCAGCAACCCTCGACGGTGCCAGCGTCTGGCAGATCTATCGCATCATGCTGTTTCCGCTGCTGCGGACCACCCACATCACCGTCATTCTTTCGGTGGTTCTCGGAAGCTTTCGCGCCTTCGACATCATCTACTTCTCGACCGCCGGTCAGCCGGGCGGGCGAACCGACATCACGGGAACCTACATCTACAAGGCGACTCTCGGTCTCGATCGCATCGGTTACGCAGCCGCAGCATCCATTCTCGTGCTCCTTGTTGCCCTTGCTTTCTCGGTAGTTCAGATCATTGTTCGACGGAAGGCGCTCTAA
- a CDS encoding carbohydrate ABC transporter permease, whose product MATRSLEQSLPLHLRRGERIATYAFIVIFALAFAAPLINAVQTSIAVGGFENYLVVLTRSYNGVSIPLTFLNSAIVAVMHATLVCSVGALAAYAFSFIDFRGREVMYYGVLLFLAVPATALLVPVYFLTGTLGLFNTHLGVALPEAVLTLPFAVLLLRNRMDDIPRELVEAAVMDKATHITIFRHVALPLSRGTLANLAALSVMWSLQDFLFPSIVLRDSQMATAAQAVQTIRSAFAPTPVESAQYYAALVLLGVPAVLIIIFAFKYVTNGISAGGVKE is encoded by the coding sequence ATGGCAACACGATCCCTTGAGCAGAGTCTTCCCCTCCACTTGCGACGTGGCGAGCGAATTGCGACCTACGCATTCATCGTGATTTTCGCGCTCGCCTTCGCAGCGCCATTGATCAACGCCGTTCAAACGTCTATCGCGGTCGGTGGTTTCGAGAACTACCTCGTGGTCTTAACCCGCAGCTACAACGGGGTATCCATTCCCCTTACCTTCCTTAACAGTGCGATCGTGGCGGTGATGCACGCGACGTTGGTCTGTAGCGTCGGGGCGTTGGCGGCCTATGCATTCTCGTTCATCGACTTCCGTGGTCGTGAAGTGATGTACTACGGCGTTCTTCTCTTTCTCGCTGTGCCCGCTACCGCGCTTCTCGTGCCGGTGTACTTCTTGACGGGCACGCTCGGGTTGTTCAATACGCACCTCGGAGTTGCACTTCCGGAAGCGGTGCTGACGCTTCCGTTCGCAGTCTTGTTGCTGCGCAACCGCATGGATGACATCCCGCGCGAACTGGTCGAAGCAGCCGTGATGGACAAGGCGACTCACATCACGATCTTCCGCCATGTCGCGCTTCCGCTTTCTCGGGGCACGTTGGCCAACTTGGCCGCGTTGAGCGTGATGTGGTCGCTGCAGGACTTTCTCTTTCCGTCGATCGTGCTCAGAGATTCCCAGATGGCGACAGCGGCCCAGGCGGTGCAAACCATTCGAAGCGCTTTCGCTCCGACGCCGGTCGAGTCCGCGCAATACTATGCGGCGCTTGTCTTGCTGGGTGTGCCCGCAGTTCTGATCATCATCTTCGCGTTCAAGTATGTGACCAACGGCATCTCTGCCGGCGGCGTCAAAGAGTAG
- a CDS encoding LacI family DNA-binding transcriptional regulator, producing the protein MTTIRDVARHASVAPMTVSRVINQPETVAPETRRRVELSIEALHYVPNLLGQGLRFKRTMVIALVVSDISNPFAIKQILGASNAARDQGFNVIFAHTSASPTEELAQLRSLVERRVDGVVLSPVLNTPDTTDFLQKQGLPVTIMDYPMPENDVDTVRCDSISAARGLTEHLLALGHSRIAMISGPESIVTARERADGYAKAMRASKLEPLVVFSDYSPEGGYRVAHELLSASTRPTGLVTANNFIALGAGRAAIDLGLTIPDDLSIATFDSLSPDSVLDPFFTGVVQPVEAIASRATTMLIERIRGEYTGAGRDVVLPSTLEIHSSTASAPPL; encoded by the coding sequence ATGACCACGATCCGCGACGTAGCGAGACACGCTTCGGTAGCTCCGATGACGGTCTCTCGCGTCATCAACCAGCCCGAAACCGTTGCGCCCGAGACGCGACGGCGGGTCGAGCTCTCAATCGAAGCGCTCCACTATGTTCCCAACCTCCTCGGGCAAGGCCTGCGTTTCAAACGCACGATGGTGATCGCTCTTGTCGTGAGCGACATTTCGAATCCGTTCGCTATCAAGCAGATTCTCGGCGCAAGTAACGCCGCGCGCGACCAAGGGTTCAACGTCATTTTCGCGCACACGAGCGCGTCGCCGACTGAAGAATTAGCGCAGCTTCGCAGCTTGGTCGAGCGCCGCGTGGATGGCGTTGTGCTTTCTCCCGTGCTCAATACTCCTGACACCACAGACTTCCTGCAGAAGCAGGGCTTGCCGGTCACGATCATGGATTACCCGATGCCCGAGAACGATGTTGATACCGTGCGCTGCGACAGCATTAGCGCCGCTCGGGGCCTCACCGAACACCTCCTCGCTCTGGGGCACTCACGCATCGCAATGATCTCGGGGCCGGAATCAATCGTCACCGCTCGCGAACGCGCCGACGGCTACGCCAAAGCAATGCGAGCGAGCAAGCTCGAACCACTCGTGGTTTTCAGCGACTACAGCCCCGAGGGCGGCTATCGGGTGGCTCACGAACTGCTGTCAGCATCCACTCGGCCCACAGGTCTCGTGACCGCCAACAACTTCATCGCCCTTGGAGCAGGTCGGGCAGCGATCGACCTGGGGCTCACCATTCCCGACGATCTCTCTATTGCGACCTTCGACAGCTTGAGCCCCGACAGCGTGCTCGACCCCTTCTTTACTGGTGTTGTTCAGCCCGTCGAAGCCATCGCATCGCGCGCAACCACCATGCTTATTGAACGAATTCGCGGAGAGTACACCGGAGCTGGGAGGGATGTCGTGCTCCCGTCGACCTTGGAGATTCACTCCTCCACTGCCTCCGCACCACCCCTCTAG
- a CDS encoding alpha-hydroxy acid oxidase, with protein MVKRQFPNPIELAKLMKFKAPELNGKKRRLDSALTIYDLKAIAKRRTPKAAYDYTDGSAEGEISLSRARQAFEDIEFHPSILRDASNVSTTTQVLGGTSAMPFGIAPTGFTRLMQTEGEIAGAGAAAAAGIPFTLSTLGTTSIEDVKAANPNGRNWFQLYVMREREISYGLVERAAAAGYDTLMFTVDTPIAGARLRDTRNGFSIPPQLTLGTIANAIPRPWWWFDFLTTPPLEFASLSSTGGRTVGELLNSAMDPSINYEDLKVIRAMWPGKIVIKGVQNLEDSKRLADLGVDGILLSNHGGRQLDRAPIPFHLLPEVAREVGNDVEVMVDTGIMNGADVVASMALGAKFTLIGRAYLYGLMAGGREGVDRTIEILSSQIVRTMKLLEVTSIEELEPKHVTQLQRLAPRAVAPSAAAAVPAKRAAPKKPAAKKPAAK; from the coding sequence ATGGTTAAGCGTCAGTTCCCGAACCCCATCGAGCTTGCCAAGCTCATGAAGTTCAAGGCACCAGAACTCAACGGCAAGAAGCGCCGCCTCGATAGCGCCCTCACGATTTACGATCTCAAAGCCATCGCCAAGCGCCGCACCCCCAAGGCCGCCTACGACTACACAGATGGCTCGGCCGAAGGCGAAATCTCGCTCAGCCGTGCGCGCCAAGCTTTCGAAGACATCGAGTTTCACCCGTCGATCCTTCGTGACGCCTCGAACGTCTCGACCACGACCCAGGTTCTCGGCGGCACCTCCGCGATGCCCTTCGGTATTGCGCCAACGGGATTCACCCGCCTCATGCAAACCGAGGGCGAGATTGCCGGCGCGGGCGCAGCAGCGGCAGCGGGCATTCCGTTCACTCTCTCGACGCTCGGCACGACATCCATTGAAGATGTGAAGGCCGCGAACCCGAACGGTCGCAACTGGTTCCAGCTGTACGTGATGCGCGAGCGCGAGATCTCGTATGGCCTCGTCGAGCGCGCTGCCGCCGCCGGCTACGACACCCTCATGTTCACGGTCGACACCCCCATCGCCGGTGCCCGTCTTCGCGACACTCGCAACGGATTCTCGATCCCGCCGCAGCTGACGCTCGGCACGATCGCTAATGCGATCCCCCGCCCGTGGTGGTGGTTCGACTTCCTCACAACTCCCCCGCTGGAGTTTGCCTCGCTCTCCTCTACCGGCGGCCGCACCGTCGGTGAACTGCTCAACTCGGCGATGGATCCGTCGATCAACTACGAAGACCTCAAGGTTATCCGCGCCATGTGGCCAGGCAAGATTGTCATCAAGGGAGTGCAAAACCTTGAGGACTCGAAGCGCCTTGCTGACCTTGGTGTTGACGGCATCCTGCTCTCGAACCACGGTGGCCGCCAGCTCGACCGCGCGCCCATCCCGTTCCACCTGCTGCCCGAAGTCGCCCGCGAGGTCGGCAACGACGTCGAGGTGATGGTCGACACCGGCATCATGAACGGTGCGGATGTCGTGGCTTCGATGGCGCTCGGCGCCAAGTTCACGCTCATCGGCCGCGCCTACCTCTATGGCCTCATGGCCGGAGGCCGCGAGGGCGTCGACCGCACGATCGAGATTCTTTCCAGCCAGATCGTACGCACCATGAAGCTGCTCGAAGTCACGAGCATCGAAGAGCTCGAGCCCAAGCACGTCACCCAGCTGCAGCGTCTGGCTCCCCGCGCCGTAGCTCCCAGTGCGGCCGCCGCGGTTCCGGCTAAGCGCGCAGCACCGAAGAAGCCCGCGGCCAAGAAGCCTGCTGCCAAATAA
- a CDS encoding GntR family transcriptional regulator encodes MIDNAAVLPETVAQKLRADIIAQRDAPGAAITESAVALRFGVARPTARIAIDRLVADGILRREAHRAARVPELSYDDVLDLFDTRSIVETAAMGALAEAGAIPAEALAAHRALTATDDFAHHDIQFHRALVAGQPSTRLTRLHELLMGEVELCIGQVQSAHLITAHEVAEQHQGILDAITAGDAVTAERLTRDHILGARDRLLTHLDTSN; translated from the coding sequence ATGATCGACAATGCCGCAGTGCTTCCCGAAACTGTCGCGCAGAAACTTCGCGCCGACATCATTGCGCAACGCGATGCCCCCGGCGCCGCCATCACCGAGTCGGCCGTCGCCCTCCGGTTCGGCGTTGCCCGCCCCACCGCGCGGATCGCTATCGATCGCCTTGTTGCCGACGGCATCCTGCGACGCGAAGCCCACCGGGCCGCGCGTGTTCCCGAGCTCAGCTACGACGACGTGCTTGACCTGTTCGACACGCGCTCCATCGTGGAAACTGCCGCGATGGGCGCCCTCGCCGAAGCCGGTGCGATTCCGGCAGAAGCGTTGGCCGCCCACCGGGCGCTCACCGCTACCGACGATTTCGCGCACCACGACATCCAATTCCACCGCGCGCTCGTCGCCGGTCAGCCCAGCACGCGCCTCACTCGCCTGCACGAACTGCTCATGGGCGAAGTCGAGTTGTGCATTGGACAAGTTCAATCCGCCCACCTCATCACCGCTCACGAGGTAGCCGAGCAACACCAGGGCATCCTCGATGCGATCACTGCCGGGGATGCCGTCACAGCGGAGCGCCTCACCCGCGACCACATTCTGGGGGCGCGCGATCGCCTCCTCACCCACCTCGACACCTCCAACTAA
- a CDS encoding Gfo/Idh/MocA family protein has translation MSDQLAWGILGTGWIATLQTSDLLEHGFKIAAVGSRTQESADKFAAEYGIPTAHGSYEDLVADPNVDAIYVATPHPFHEEHALLALNAGKHVLVEKAFTMNAAQAENVVSRAAELNLVVLEAMWTRYLPHMVRIRELVKSGALGTIRSVMADHNQNISMDPLHRLNNPLLGGGALLDLGIYPVSFTYDILGAPTSIVAVATKTVTNVDRQTSMIFSYGDEAQAVIQTTLDLRGPTRAVIVGSEGRIEIDETWYAPTTYTRFDGDGTIVEEFDGSVTGRGMQFQAAELERLVTAGEIANDILSPSESVEIMRTLDEVRRQIGLTYPMLDES, from the coding sequence ATGAGCGATCAGTTGGCATGGGGAATCTTGGGCACCGGGTGGATTGCAACCCTGCAGACCAGCGACCTCCTCGAGCACGGTTTTAAGATCGCCGCGGTGGGATCCCGCACTCAAGAATCGGCCGACAAGTTCGCTGCCGAATACGGCATCCCGACCGCTCACGGCAGCTATGAAGACCTCGTTGCCGACCCCAACGTTGACGCCATCTACGTCGCAACTCCTCACCCGTTCCACGAAGAGCACGCCCTGCTGGCCCTCAACGCCGGCAAGCATGTGCTCGTGGAGAAGGCGTTCACGATGAACGCTGCCCAGGCCGAGAACGTCGTCTCCCGGGCAGCCGAACTGAACCTTGTTGTGCTCGAAGCAATGTGGACGCGCTACCTGCCGCACATGGTGCGCATCCGTGAACTCGTCAAGAGCGGTGCTCTCGGCACTATCCGCAGTGTGATGGCCGACCACAACCAGAACATCTCGATGGATCCGCTACACCGCCTCAACAACCCGCTGCTCGGCGGTGGAGCGCTGCTCGACCTCGGTATCTACCCCGTGTCGTTCACCTACGACATCCTCGGCGCACCCACGAGCATCGTCGCGGTTGCAACCAAAACCGTGACCAACGTCGACCGCCAGACCTCCATGATCTTCAGTTACGGCGACGAAGCCCAAGCCGTTATCCAGACCACCCTCGACCTGCGAGGCCCCACCCGGGCCGTGATCGTTGGCAGCGAAGGCCGCATCGAGATCGACGAGACCTGGTACGCGCCCACGACCTACACGCGTTTCGACGGGGACGGCACGATTGTCGAAGAGTTCGACGGCAGCGTCACCGGCCGCGGCATGCAGTTCCAAGCCGCAGAACTCGAGCGCCTCGTCACCGCAGGCGAGATCGCCAACGACATCCTGTCGCCGAGTGAGAGTGTGGAGATCATGCGCACGCTCGACGAGGTTCGCCGTCAGATCGGGTTGACCTACCCGATGCTCGACGAAAGCTAG